AAAGCAGGATTTCCCTACCGGATTCCTGTACCAGGTGATCGAAGAAATCGAGTGCTGAGCAAATATTATTTTGCACAGTGGAAAAATCCGCCGGACGGATATTGGGGCGAAACCCCACCGGCACAGTGGATATCGAGCCGGTCATGCCCTCCGGCAGCCACATGTTCAGCAACTGCGCCAGCTTTTTGGTATAGTCAAGCCGCTCGGAGAAGCGCCAGTCCGGAAGATAGACCGCCTGCTTGACAGGAGCATTATGAAAGGTTCCGTAGGGAAAACCGTTGAGACTGGCAACATAGAACCCTTCTCCGTAGCACCATTGCCGGAATTCCCGGGCCTCTGCAGGCCCTATTTCGTTGACCGCTCTGCCGGAGAGCCGCAGTCCCAGGGGAAAGGGGTCATCAGGCGATAGCCGCTCCCTGACCACAGGAGCATATCGGCGGACCGCGGAGAAAATTTCCGGCCAGCTTTCTCCCGGGTGAATATTTGTGCAGTAGGTTATCGCCGGCCGCACTGCGCTTGGCTGCCGGTTCCGGCAGGCACAGTCGGCAGGTTTTTTCCCCTCCACCTTAAGGCTCGATTCCGTGGATAGTGTCACGGCAGCTCCTCACAAAGAGGCGTATATCCGGGAAAATCAGAATCTTCACTGCCGGAATGCAGCAATAATTCATTGATACACCTTTTCATCAGTGATGTATCAATCCGGTCTACCTCTTTTCTACTGCCGATGCCGGTCAACAATGTGATCGCCAGTCCCCCGCCAAGATGTTCCTGAAATTCAGCGAGGGCGGCACCAACATCAAGATCGGCAAGTGCCGGATGCGATAGCGGCAGTCCCAGATCACCAAGAAGGGAGAAAATCTGCTGCAGCTCATTTTCCTGCAGTATCCCGAGATAATAGGAATATAGACTGTCCAAAGCCATCCCGACGGAAACCGCTTCTCCATGATTAAGTGTTCCGCGGGTAATTTCTTCTAGTTTGTGGGCCGACCAGTGACCAAAATCAAGTGGGCGGGCCGAACCAAGTTCGAAAGGATCTCCTCCACCACCGATATGAGACATGTGCAGAGCGGCGCATCGATGGATCATATCTTCCATCGACTGCGGACTGAATGAAGCCAGATCCGCCCTCTTTTCGAAGAGAGAGGCAAAAAAAACTTTATCCTTTATAAGCGCTACCTTGACCGCCTCGGCAATACCGGAACGCAGCTCTCTGGCAGGCAGTGTTTCAAGAAAAGAAAAATCATTTATCACCGCAAACGGGGGCGCGAACGTGCCAATAAAGTTTTTACGGCCCTCCATATTTATGCCGTTTTTCACACCGATTCCGGCATCGTTCTGTGCGAGAACAGTGGTCGGTATGCGAATAAGGCGCACCCCCCGATGAGCAATGGCTGCGGCATACCCCACGGCGTCAAGGACGGCACCACCACCGATAGCCACTATGAAAGAGTGCCGGCAAATCCTGTGTTCCTTGATATACTGGATCAATAAGTCGATTATCCGGGGGTCGTTTTTGCAGGCCTCTCCTCCCTCAACCGTGAATACCGGGGCAGGCAAACTCATGGTCTCGGGGTGTTTT
This Desulfopila inferna DNA region includes the following protein-coding sequences:
- a CDS encoding 3-dehydroquinate synthase codes for the protein MNKICTNSRQTLEQQFSIQYSFPVFFSHDIFREDDPLLASVFSRAGEKSHTLLCFLDSGVLAERPSLIRRIENYAGKHPETMSLPAPVFTVEGGEACKNDPRIIDLLIQYIKEHRICRHSFIVAIGGGAVLDAVGYAAAIAHRGVRLIRIPTTVLAQNDAGIGVKNGINMEGRKNFIGTFAPPFAVINDFSFLETLPARELRSGIAEAVKVALIKDKVFFASLFEKRADLASFSPQSMEDMIHRCAALHMSHIGGGGDPFELGSARPLDFGHWSAHKLEEITRGTLNHGEAVSVGMALDSLYSYYLGILQENELQQIFSLLGDLGLPLSHPALADLDVGAALAEFQEHLGGGLAITLLTGIGSRKEVDRIDTSLMKRCINELLLHSGSEDSDFPGYTPLCEELP
- the eboE gene encoding metabolite traffic protein EboE, yielding MTLSTESSLKVEGKKPADCACRNRQPSAVRPAITYCTNIHPGESWPEIFSAVRRYAPVVRERLSPDDPFPLGLRLSGRAVNEIGPAEAREFRQWCYGEGFYVASLNGFPYGTFHNAPVKQAVYLPDWRFSERLDYTKKLAQLLNMWLPEGMTGSISTVPVGFRPNIRPADFSTVQNNICSALDFFDHLVQESGREILLSMEPEPGCILETTGDVIDLFDRLDLTSARRDRLAVCYDCCHQALQFENPKDSLNLLADNEIRIGHVQVSSALRLMDSRIGLLRRFQEPCYLHQTVGRRSDGELLRYDDLDLAIAAAPADVEEWRVHFHVPVFLDETMECSSTRFFLEEILPLLPEHPVLEVETYTWNILPPELQGGSVTDCLIREIEWVSKAIGSR